The Macadamia integrifolia cultivar HAES 741 unplaced genomic scaffold, SCU_Mint_v3 scaffold1860, whole genome shotgun sequence genome contains the following window.
CATTGGCGATGGACGGTGACCGCAGCGACTAGCAGGAATGAGTCTGTCGATAACTAATTTTCTAGAGTCATCCTTTCGCTTGCAGGTCTTATTGTTCTCAATAATTTTTGCGATATCAGCTAAAAGATTCCTCTCGGCAATGCTAGCACAAGGGATCAAGCTCTGTACAACGAAAAATTATTCaatcaaagggaagaaaatctttTTCCTGCTCTAAACCAAGAGATTAATCAATAGAAGTTATTATCGAAAGAATATTATGATGATTTAAGTAAATCCTCACTCACCTTGAGAATTTCGCAAGCATCACCATAAGAGGCTGCGGCTACCGACTCACCGAAGCCATTAAAGAAATCGAGTTCAACGTCGGAGCTGTCGGTACAGTTTCCGTTGAAGCAATTGCAGGAGTTCCGACTGCATTTTGCAGCTGCCGCTGGCTGCTTCCCATTGGTCTCCTCaatgaaattttgaaccatATTTGCCAAGCATACAGAACTCGGCTCCCAATCGTTGTTGCCATCTTTGTTGTTCTGAGTTTCACCAACACCGGGCTTGTCGGCCGATGTGATCCTCAAAACGAAGAAATGTAGATTAGGAACAACTGGAAACCCCATAATAAAGCCATGTATGAGAGAATCGATACACCCCACAGAAAAACCCTACTCGCTTCGATGTCTTACATAATATGATTTGAAGAGGGGGGGACGACAGAGAAGAGAGTCATTGGTGAAGGAATCTCCGTTGCCGTCGTCGGTGTCGAAGAGCTCGTATTGAATATCAGAGGTTTTGATGGCATTGCTGAAGAGATTATAGCCCATCAATCGAAGGAGTTCAATGGCAGTCTCGAGCTCTTCTTCTGTGATTTCACGATTAATGAATCTTGggttaaaacatgagttttagtgaataaggtataacagtcattttaactcttcatttgtctgagtctaatttaatgaaacagaaaagatattcttataatagtggcattctctagaaAGTGACATTCTCTCCTCCAAAATTGCAAAATAGAAGTAGACGGAGGTCTACAACTCCAAAATCTATGATGTCCAACGGTTGCCATTAACTCCCACAAGCCTTAAGAAGGTCAAACACACTCAACAATGAAACATTTTGTCAAAACATGAATCAAAAGCTAGTTCACAACGCTACGGCCTTGAAACATGTATGAATACCGAAACAGACGATCAATCTGTCAAAAAgacttttttttgtaataaaattgaattgaataatGGGAGAAATCAAAACGATCAAATccacaaccaaaaccaaaagaacGACAAAAACAAATTCATGGTTCAATGATTTAATCACTTGGGCAGATTGAAGCCTTAtttaggtggtgactcccttATATGGACACCTAGATGTGTCGGCTCATTGCCAGAAATGCTTGGCACATATGGTTAGCATATAGAAGCAATATTTtgtaatgtatatatatatatatatatacatataatgaTTAACATCGTTGTTAATCATGAGTTTTGCCTAAAAACAATCGTCTTAATTGATTCAGGCGCAGATATTAATTGTATCAACGAAGGACTTGTATCTTCTAGATACTTTGAGAAGACTACTCAGAAATTGGTTACTGCTGACGGATATAGAATGCAGATCGGATATAAACTCCCCTCTGCTTCTATCTGCTGTAATGGATACTGCCTGAAGACTCCTTTTATAATGGTAAAAGGACTTGCTCAATTTGTACTTCTTGGTACTCCATTCTTATCCCAACTGTATCCTTTACAAATTGACACAGTTGGTCTTCACTCGGTGATTCAAAATCaccctatttcttttcatttcatcgaGCCTCCTAAGGTTCACACGGTGAATGAAATCCGGGCTCAAGTTCAatccaaagaaaatttcatatgCTCTTTATCATTGGAGATTCAACAGAAGAGCATACAGCAGAAAATTGATGACCCTAATTTTCAAGTTAGAGTTAAAAACTTTCAAGCTCAACTTGAAAAGGAAGTCTGTTCTGATATTCCTAAGGCATTCTGGTCTAGGAAAACTCATATTGTTACTCTTCCTTATGAAGATAACTTTTC
Protein-coding sequences here:
- the LOC122065018 gene encoding uncharacterized protein LOC122065018, whose product is MGFPVVPNLHFFVLRITSADKPGVGETQNNKDGNNDWEPSSVCLANMVQNFIEETNGKQPAAAAKCSRNSCNCFNGNCTDSSDVELDFFNGFGESVAAASYGDACEILKSLIPCASIAERNLLADIAKIIENNKTCKRKDDSRKLVIDRLIPASRCGHRPSPMLLPL